The following proteins come from a genomic window of Salminus brasiliensis chromosome 15, fSalBra1.hap2, whole genome shotgun sequence:
- the mylz3 gene encoding myosin, light polypeptide 3, skeletal muscle: protein MGYMETSVPDLLCSRSDSSLLIAELNDLHDQQDQHHQAGWEEFCSAEGSQIANVISLYGSEFLDHDEMGSHGSSLGPMCSGDFTADQIEDFKEAFGLFDRVGDNKVAYNQVADIMRALGQNPTNKDVKKILGDPSAEDMANKRIDFDTFMPMLKTVDAVQKGAYDDYVEGLRVFDKEGNGTVMGAELRIVLSTLGEKMAEPEVDALMQGQEDENGSVNYESFVKHILSV from the exons ATGGG GTACATGGAAACGTCTGTTCCCGATCTGCTGTGTTCCCGTAGCGACTCTTCTCTTCTGATCGCCGAGCTGAACGACCtccatgaccagcaagaccagcatcaccaagctgg gtgggaggagtTTTGCAGTGCAGAAGGAAGCCAGATTGCTAACGTTATTAGCCTCTACGGCAGTGAATTCCTCGATCACGATGAGATGGGCTCACATGGGTCCAGTCTAGGCcctatgtgcagt GGTGatttcactgctgaccagatTGAGG ACTTCAAGGAGGCCTTCGGTCTCTTTGACAGAGTTGGTGACAACAAGGTTGCCTACAACCAGGTTGCTGACATCATGCGCGCCCTGGGCCAGAACCCCACCAACAAGGACGTGAAGAAAATCCTGGGTGACCCATCTGCTGAAG ACATGGCCAACAAGAGGATCGACTTCGATACTTTCATGCCCATGCTGAAGACCGTGGATGCCGTCCAGAAGGGTGCCTACGATGACTACGTTGAGGGTCTCCGCGTCTTTGACAAGGAGGGCAACGGCACAGTGATGGGTGCTGAGCTGCGCATCGTGCTGTCCACACTGG GAGAGAAGATGGCCGAGCCCGAGGTTGATGCCTTGATGCAGGGACAGGAGGACGAGAATGGCTCCGTCAACTATGAAA GCTTCGTCAAGCACATCCTGTCTGTGTAA